One genomic segment of Hippoglossus hippoglossus isolate fHipHip1 chromosome 22, fHipHip1.pri, whole genome shotgun sequence includes these proteins:
- the btbd7 gene encoding BTB/POZ domain-containing protein 7 isoform X1, protein MGANGSSYPHSCSPRTGGNAQAQQTFIGTSSYSQQGYGWESKLYSLEHGHERPADRKKKSLGLATLKRRFIKRRKSSRSADHARQMRELLSGWDVRDTNALVEEYEGTAALKELSFQASLARAEAPSLQRNLAALYQHKYCTDVDLIFQGTCFPAHRAILAARCPFFKSLLSSSPGYGAEVLMDVETAGIDVPMFSALLHYLYTGEFGVGGAEDTRLQNVDVLVQLSEEFGTPNSLEADMKGLFDYMCYYDALLSFSSDSEMIESCNERGAVAAATTAGPACSVGPRTPDEDLRAHKAILSARSPFFRNLLQRRIRTGEEMTERTLQTPTRIVLDESIIPRKYVQVILHCMYTDAVELGLVLRGSPSASSLGEVQALVSGGRGASTRTEEAMELYHIALFLEFSMLAQGCEDIVVESLSLDSLVPILKWSSQPYGSKWVHRQAMHFLCEEFSQVVSSDVLYELGKEHLLSAIQSDYLQASEQDILKYVVKWGEQQLIKRMADREPNLLSGTAHSVNKRGVKRRDLDVEELREILSPLLPFIRTEHILPPNSDVLVDALKRGLISTPPSDMLPTAEGGKANAWLRQKSAGIYVRPRLFSPYVEEAKSVLDEMMVEQTDLVRLRLVRMSNVPDTLYMVNNAVPQCCHMINHQQMAGNSSNAPSVVANEIPVPQLPVVKEMIRRLQELRHTEQVQRAYALNCGEGATVSYELQLRVLREFGLADGATELLQNPYKFFPDERFGDESPILALRQVGRCRVNSSPAMDSMFTELEGIAGFHPPLPPPPPPYHPPATPSHAQLKGAWRPRVPMPTPTRSFSYPCNRTLIQRHAAAKHGSSEYSSVPRPVPPDCTNPQAMGRALLSDQQAMNMEPVMREFMPDIALGVSVMSLREQHIVEMDRDSTHSPMGPSGHHLPHGPCPSVRLSHGHGPGHGHSCKRHAPEPKLEAQAEFPDLYDFSCRPATPTSAHPLPSFAGPDLYSHSCTPSSSYPPPYISDSQPQGHMQGRSAADPLRLDVLSMTSQRHDGVLASPSGAQPRMGHIPRGRSNETDLTHGLGHLRSPSGNMDSYDERHIGPRDAPEEMVLAGESSGPLQQPHRNSVTEEIARDRRSPSKPDYPYKKSAL, encoded by the exons ACACTCATGCTCCCCACGCACAGGGGGGAACGCACAGGCACAGCAGACTTTTATAG GGACCTCATCCTACTCTCAGCAGGGGTATGGCTGGGAGTCAAAGCTATACAGCCTGGAGCACGGCCATGAGCGGCCCGcagacaggaagaagaagagcctCGGTCTAGCTACCCTTAAACGGAGGTTCATCAAAAGGAGGAAGTCCAGCCGCTCTGCAGATCATGCGCGGCAGATGCGGGAGCTGTTGTCAGGATGGGACGTCCGTGACACAAACGCCCTGGTGGAGGAGTATGAGGGCACAGCGGCCCTCAAGGAGCTGAGCTTCCAGGCCAGCCTGGCACGTGCCGAGGCTCCCAGCTTGCAGCGGAATCTCGCCGCCCTTTACCAGCACAAGTACTGCACAGATGTGGACCTCATCTTCCAAGGTACTTGCTTCCCAGCTCACCGGGCCATCCTGGCTGCCCGCTGCCCCTTTTTCAAGAGTCTGCTCTCCTCATCCCCTGGCTATGGAGCAGAGGTTCTCATGGATGTTGAGACAGCCGGCATCGATGTGCCCATGTTCTCTGCCCTGCTTCACTACCTGTACACTGGGGAGTTTGGAGTGGGGGGAGCCGAGGATACCAGGCTGCAGAATGTGGATGTACTGGTGCAGCTCAGTGAGGAGTTTGGTACGCCCAACTCATTGGAGGCAGATATGAAGGGCTTGTTCGACTACATGTGTTACTACGATGCtctgctcagcttctcctcagaCTCTGAGATGATAGAGAGCTGCAATGAGAGAGGCGCTGtggctgcagcaacaacagcgGGCCCAGCATGCAGTGTGGGGCCCAGGACCCCAGACGAGGACCTTAGGGCACACAAGGCGATCCTCTCAGCACGTTCACCTTTCTTCAGAAACCTTTTGCAGAGACGCATCCGCACAGGAGAGGAAATGACGGAGCGCACATTGCAGACACCAACCCGCATAGTGCTGGATGAGTCCATCATCCCACGCAAATATGTGCAGGTTATTCTCCACTGCATGTACACCGATGCGGTGGAGCTCGGGTTGGTGCTTCGGGGCAGTCCTTCAGCAAGCAGCCTTGGCGAGGTGCAGGCCCTGGTGTCAGGGGGCCGTGGGGCCAGCACCCGTACAGAGGAGGCGATGGAACTGTACCATATCGCTCTATTCCTGGAGTTCAGTATGTTGGCTCAAG GCTGCGAGGACATCGTTGTGGAAAGCTTGTCCCTGGACTCGCTCGTCCCCATCCTGAAGTGGAGCTCCCAGCCGTACGGCTCCAAGTGGGTCCACAGGCAGGCCATGCACTTCCTCTGTGAAGAGTTCAGTCAGGTTGTCTCTTCGGATGTTCTCTACGAGCTTGGTAAAGAGCACCTTCTCAGCGCAATTCAGTCTGATTACCTGCag GCGAGTGAACAGGACATTCTCAAGTATGTTGTTAAGTGGGGCGAGCAGCAGCTTATTAAGAGGATGGCAGACAGGG AGCCCAACCTGTTGAGCGGCACAGCTCACAGCGTAAACAAGAGGGGAGTGAAGAGAAGAGACCTGGATGTGGAGGAGCTTAGAGAGATCCTGTCTCCCCTCCTGCCCTTCATCCGAACTGAGCACATCTTACCTCCCAACAGTGACGTCCTCGTTGACGCG CTTAAAAGGGGTTTGATAAGCACCCCTCCCTCCGACATGCTGCCCACAGCCGAGGGGGGGAAAGCCAATGCCTGGCTACGGCAGAAGAGCGCAGGCATCTACGTGCGTCCCCGCCTCTTCTCTCCTTACGTAGAGGAGGCGAAG TCTGTACTTGATGAAATGATGGTGGAGCAGACGGACCTGGTGCGCTTGCGACTGGTGCGCATGTCCAACGTCCCAGACACGCTCTACATGGTCAACAATGCCGTGCCTCAGTGCTGTCACATGATCAACCACCAGCAAATGGCAGGGAATTCATCAAACGCTCCGTCGGTCGTGGCCAATGAAATTCCAG TGCCTCAGCTGCCGGTGGTGAAGGAGATGATCCGGAGGCTGCAGGAACTGAGACACACGGAGCAGGTCCAGAGAGCGTACGCCCTCAACTGTGGTGAAGGAGCCACCGTCAGCTATGAGCTGCAGCTGCGAGTGCTGAGGGAGTTCGGTCTGGCAGACGGAGCCACAGAGTTACTGCAG AACCCGTACAAGTTCTTCCCTGATGAACGGTTCGGAGATGAGAGTCCAATTCTGGCTCTGCGCCAGGTGGGTCGTTGTCGGGTAAACAGCAGCCCAGCCATGGATAGCATGTTCACAGAGCTGGAAGGGATAGCTGGCTTCCACCCACCcctacctcctccacctcccccgtACCACCCCCCTGCCACACCCAGCCATGCCCAGCTCAAGGGTGCTTGGCGACCCCGCGTGCCCATGCCGACCCCCACCCGTTCCTTCTCCTATCCCTGCAACCGCACCCTGATCCAGCGCCATGCCGCCGCTAAGCATGGCAGCTCAGAGTACTCCTCTGTGCCCAGGCCCGTGCCCCCAGACTGCACCAACCCGCAGGCCATGGGCCGAGCTTTGCTTTCAGACCAGCAAGCG ATGAACATGGAGCCCGTTATGAGGGAGTTCATGCCTGACATTGCACTGGGTGTCTCCGTCATGTCCCTGAGGGAGCAGCACATTGTAGAGATGGACAGAGATAGCACTCACAGCCCCATGGGCCCCTCAGGCCACCATCTGCCCCATGGGCCCTGCCCCTCTGTCCGCCTCAGCCATGGCCACGGTCCTGGACATGGCCACTCCTGCAAGAGACACGCTCCTGAACCCAAGCTGGAGGCTCAAGCCGAGTTCCCTGACCTGTATGACTTTTCCTGCCGACCTGCAACCCCAACCTCCGCTCACCCTCTGCCCTCCTTTGCAGGACCAGACCTCTACAGCCACAGCTGCACCCCCTCCAGCTCCTATCCACCTCCTTACATTTCTGACTCTCAGCCCCAGGGCCACATGCAAGGACGTTCTGCCGCTGACCCACTTCGACTGGATGTCCTCAGTATGACCTCTCAGAGACATGATGGAGTCCTCGCCAGTCCCTCTGGGGCCCAGCCCAGGATGGGACATATTCCAAGGGGGCGATCAAATGAGACGGACCTGACTCATGGTTTAGGTCATTTACGATCCCCCAGTGGAAACATGGACAGCTACGATGAGAGGCACATAGGACCTAGAGACGCCCCGGAAGAGATGGTTCTCGCTGGAGAATCATCGGGTCCCCTTCAGCAGCCTCACAGGAACAGTGTAACCGAGGAGATCGCCAGAGACCGCAGGTCACCCAGCAAGCCTGACTACCCTTATAAGAAATCTGCACTTTAA
- the btbd7 gene encoding BTB/POZ domain-containing protein 7 isoform X2 has translation MGANGSSYPHSCSPRTGGNAQAQQTFIGTSSYSQQGYGWESKLYSLEHGHERPADRKKKSLGLATLKRRFIKRRKSSRSADHARQMRELLSGWDVRDTNALVEEYEGTAALKELSFQASLARAEAPSLQRNLAALYQHKYCTDVDLIFQGTCFPAHRAILAARCPFFKSLLSSSPGYGAEVLMDVETAGIDVPMFSALLHYLYTGEFGVGGAEDTRLQNVDVLVQLSEEFGTPNSLEADMKGLFDYMCYYDALLSFSSDSEMIESCNERGAVAAATTAGPACSVGPRTPDEDLRAHKAILSARSPFFRNLLQRRIRTGEEMTERTLQTPTRIVLDESIIPRKYVQVILHCMYTDAVELGLVLRGSPSASSLGEVQALVSGGRGASTRTEEAMELYHIALFLEFSMLAQGCEDIVVESLSLDSLVPILKWSSQPYGSKWVHRQAMHFLCEEFSQVVSSDVLYELGKEHLLSAIQSDYLQASEQDILKYVVKWGEQQLIKRMADREPNLLSGTAHSVNKRGVKRRDLDVEELREILSPLLPFIRTEHILPPNSDVLVDALKRGLISTPPSDMLPTAEGGKANAWLRQKSAGIYVRPRLFSPYVEEAKSVLDEMMVEQTDLVRLRLVRMSNVPDTLYMVNNAVPQCCHMINHQQMAGNSSNAPSVVANEIPVPQLPVVKEMIRRLQELRHTEQVQRAYALNCGEGATVSYELQLRVLREFGLADGATELLQNPYKFFPDERFGDESPILALRQMNMEPVMREFMPDIALGVSVMSLREQHIVEMDRDSTHSPMGPSGHHLPHGPCPSVRLSHGHGPGHGHSCKRHAPEPKLEAQAEFPDLYDFSCRPATPTSAHPLPSFAGPDLYSHSCTPSSSYPPPYISDSQPQGHMQGRSAADPLRLDVLSMTSQRHDGVLASPSGAQPRMGHIPRGRSNETDLTHGLGHLRSPSGNMDSYDERHIGPRDAPEEMVLAGESSGPLQQPHRNSVTEEIARDRRSPSKPDYPYKKSAL, from the exons ACACTCATGCTCCCCACGCACAGGGGGGAACGCACAGGCACAGCAGACTTTTATAG GGACCTCATCCTACTCTCAGCAGGGGTATGGCTGGGAGTCAAAGCTATACAGCCTGGAGCACGGCCATGAGCGGCCCGcagacaggaagaagaagagcctCGGTCTAGCTACCCTTAAACGGAGGTTCATCAAAAGGAGGAAGTCCAGCCGCTCTGCAGATCATGCGCGGCAGATGCGGGAGCTGTTGTCAGGATGGGACGTCCGTGACACAAACGCCCTGGTGGAGGAGTATGAGGGCACAGCGGCCCTCAAGGAGCTGAGCTTCCAGGCCAGCCTGGCACGTGCCGAGGCTCCCAGCTTGCAGCGGAATCTCGCCGCCCTTTACCAGCACAAGTACTGCACAGATGTGGACCTCATCTTCCAAGGTACTTGCTTCCCAGCTCACCGGGCCATCCTGGCTGCCCGCTGCCCCTTTTTCAAGAGTCTGCTCTCCTCATCCCCTGGCTATGGAGCAGAGGTTCTCATGGATGTTGAGACAGCCGGCATCGATGTGCCCATGTTCTCTGCCCTGCTTCACTACCTGTACACTGGGGAGTTTGGAGTGGGGGGAGCCGAGGATACCAGGCTGCAGAATGTGGATGTACTGGTGCAGCTCAGTGAGGAGTTTGGTACGCCCAACTCATTGGAGGCAGATATGAAGGGCTTGTTCGACTACATGTGTTACTACGATGCtctgctcagcttctcctcagaCTCTGAGATGATAGAGAGCTGCAATGAGAGAGGCGCTGtggctgcagcaacaacagcgGGCCCAGCATGCAGTGTGGGGCCCAGGACCCCAGACGAGGACCTTAGGGCACACAAGGCGATCCTCTCAGCACGTTCACCTTTCTTCAGAAACCTTTTGCAGAGACGCATCCGCACAGGAGAGGAAATGACGGAGCGCACATTGCAGACACCAACCCGCATAGTGCTGGATGAGTCCATCATCCCACGCAAATATGTGCAGGTTATTCTCCACTGCATGTACACCGATGCGGTGGAGCTCGGGTTGGTGCTTCGGGGCAGTCCTTCAGCAAGCAGCCTTGGCGAGGTGCAGGCCCTGGTGTCAGGGGGCCGTGGGGCCAGCACCCGTACAGAGGAGGCGATGGAACTGTACCATATCGCTCTATTCCTGGAGTTCAGTATGTTGGCTCAAG GCTGCGAGGACATCGTTGTGGAAAGCTTGTCCCTGGACTCGCTCGTCCCCATCCTGAAGTGGAGCTCCCAGCCGTACGGCTCCAAGTGGGTCCACAGGCAGGCCATGCACTTCCTCTGTGAAGAGTTCAGTCAGGTTGTCTCTTCGGATGTTCTCTACGAGCTTGGTAAAGAGCACCTTCTCAGCGCAATTCAGTCTGATTACCTGCag GCGAGTGAACAGGACATTCTCAAGTATGTTGTTAAGTGGGGCGAGCAGCAGCTTATTAAGAGGATGGCAGACAGGG AGCCCAACCTGTTGAGCGGCACAGCTCACAGCGTAAACAAGAGGGGAGTGAAGAGAAGAGACCTGGATGTGGAGGAGCTTAGAGAGATCCTGTCTCCCCTCCTGCCCTTCATCCGAACTGAGCACATCTTACCTCCCAACAGTGACGTCCTCGTTGACGCG CTTAAAAGGGGTTTGATAAGCACCCCTCCCTCCGACATGCTGCCCACAGCCGAGGGGGGGAAAGCCAATGCCTGGCTACGGCAGAAGAGCGCAGGCATCTACGTGCGTCCCCGCCTCTTCTCTCCTTACGTAGAGGAGGCGAAG TCTGTACTTGATGAAATGATGGTGGAGCAGACGGACCTGGTGCGCTTGCGACTGGTGCGCATGTCCAACGTCCCAGACACGCTCTACATGGTCAACAATGCCGTGCCTCAGTGCTGTCACATGATCAACCACCAGCAAATGGCAGGGAATTCATCAAACGCTCCGTCGGTCGTGGCCAATGAAATTCCAG TGCCTCAGCTGCCGGTGGTGAAGGAGATGATCCGGAGGCTGCAGGAACTGAGACACACGGAGCAGGTCCAGAGAGCGTACGCCCTCAACTGTGGTGAAGGAGCCACCGTCAGCTATGAGCTGCAGCTGCGAGTGCTGAGGGAGTTCGGTCTGGCAGACGGAGCCACAGAGTTACTGCAG AACCCGTACAAGTTCTTCCCTGATGAACGGTTCGGAGATGAGAGTCCAATTCTGGCTCTGCGCCAG ATGAACATGGAGCCCGTTATGAGGGAGTTCATGCCTGACATTGCACTGGGTGTCTCCGTCATGTCCCTGAGGGAGCAGCACATTGTAGAGATGGACAGAGATAGCACTCACAGCCCCATGGGCCCCTCAGGCCACCATCTGCCCCATGGGCCCTGCCCCTCTGTCCGCCTCAGCCATGGCCACGGTCCTGGACATGGCCACTCCTGCAAGAGACACGCTCCTGAACCCAAGCTGGAGGCTCAAGCCGAGTTCCCTGACCTGTATGACTTTTCCTGCCGACCTGCAACCCCAACCTCCGCTCACCCTCTGCCCTCCTTTGCAGGACCAGACCTCTACAGCCACAGCTGCACCCCCTCCAGCTCCTATCCACCTCCTTACATTTCTGACTCTCAGCCCCAGGGCCACATGCAAGGACGTTCTGCCGCTGACCCACTTCGACTGGATGTCCTCAGTATGACCTCTCAGAGACATGATGGAGTCCTCGCCAGTCCCTCTGGGGCCCAGCCCAGGATGGGACATATTCCAAGGGGGCGATCAAATGAGACGGACCTGACTCATGGTTTAGGTCATTTACGATCCCCCAGTGGAAACATGGACAGCTACGATGAGAGGCACATAGGACCTAGAGACGCCCCGGAAGAGATGGTTCTCGCTGGAGAATCATCGGGTCCCCTTCAGCAGCCTCACAGGAACAGTGTAACCGAGGAGATCGCCAGAGACCGCAGGTCACCCAGCAAGCCTGACTACCCTTATAAGAAATCTGCACTTTAA